The stretch of DNA TACGGCATGAATCATTTTTTCCCTCCTTGATCGATGTGACTGCCGGCCGCTCTACGGCCGGCTCGCCTGAACATAGTATTCAGTCATATCGCATGAGTCAACTAGATCATCTATATGAGTTGTATGATTTGAAAGGAGCCTGGGCGCACGGCTACACTGGGCGCTGAAAAATGCCGAAAAATCTGAAGCACGCAATGGATCTGAGCCCCCTTTCCGAGGCACCGCCCGACGCGCCTTTGTACGAACAGGTCAAGCACGCCCTGCTGATGGCGCTGATGCGCGGAGAGTGGACCCAGGGCGGGGCGATCCCACCCGAGAAGCAGTTGGCCGTGCGCTTGGGCGTGTCCATCGGCACGCTGCGCAAGGCCGTCGACGATCTCGTCGCCGAGAACATCCTGGTGCGCCGGCAGGGACGCGGCACCTATGTTGCCGAGCACAGCCGCAACGCCCATTTCTTCAAATTCTTTCGCATCGTGCGCCAGGACGGGCACAAGTCGTATCCCGTGACCACGCTGCAGCGCTTTGGCCGCGTCCGCGCATCCGCGCTGGTACGGGAAAAGCTCGGCCTGGCCAGCGGCGCCTATGTATTCGAGTTTTCCAATGTGCTCGCGCTCAACGGCGATGTGGTGCAGGTCGACGACATCAGCCTGCCCGAGGCGCGCTTTACGGGGCTGAACGAGCGGCAGCTGCGCGAGCGCGTCAGCACCTTGTACAGTTTTTACCAGGAATTTTTCGGCGTGAACGTCATCGCCACCGATGAAAGGCTGCGCTGTTGCGTGGCCCAGGCGCAGCATGCCGCCTGGCTGGGCGTTGCGCAAGGCGCTTCATTGCTGGAAGTGCGCCGGGTGGCCTATTCGTACAGCCGCCAGCCGGTGGAGTGGCGCATCTCGCGCGTCAACACCGAAAACTACGAATACCTGGGACAGGATACGACCCAGCTCTGAGGCGGGGATGGCCTGCCGGGCGCGCCCGGCGTCAGAACCGCTCGATCGAGAATGGCCTGAGCACGCGCTGGTCGTCGGGCCGGCCGGCCATGGCGCCGGCGATCAGCCTGCCGGTATTGGCCGATCCTGTCAGGCCCAGATGGCCGTGGCCGAAAGCGCACCACAGCCCAGGCCGACTGGGCACCGGGCCCAGCACCGGCATGGAGTCGGGCAGGCAGGGGCGGTGCCCCATCCAGGTCTGCGCGCTATCGACATCCAATGCCGGCAGGCCGGCGCGGGCGTGTTCGCCCAGCAAGCGTGCGCGTTTCATCGAGGGCGGGCGCGTCAGGCTGCCGAACTCCACCGTGCCGGCCAGGCGCAGGCCGGTTTCCATGGGCGTGATGAACAGCTTGCGGTCGGCCAGCACGACCTGATGCGCAAGTTCGAGATTGGGCCGGGCCAGCTGCAGGTGATAGCCGCGTTGGCTTTCAAGCGGTATCTTCCATCCCTGCGCGGCGAGCAGCGGCCCGGACCACGCGCCGGCGCAGACCACCACGCGTTGGGCCTGCCAGCGGCGCGTGCCGTCCGACAGCGTCCAGCCTGAAGCATCGGCCTGCAGCGACTGGATGGGGGCGGACACGAAGGTGGCCTGCATGGCGGCCAGGCGCGCCGCCAGGGCCTGGGCATAGCGCAACGGGTTGGCCACCCATCCTTCGGTGGGCAGGAAGACGCCGACGCGGTAGCCCGGGCCGACCTCGGGCTCCATGGCCTCGATGGTGGGGCGGCTGACCTTTTCCAGATGTAGCCCGTATTGCTGCTTGAGCGCCCATGAGGCCTGGTCTTTGGCGTAATAGGCTTCGTCGGGATAAAGGTGCAGTTGGCCGGTGCTGCGGATCAGCTCGCTCTGGCCCAGTTCGGCGGCGATCTGGGTATGCGCCTGCACCGAGCCGCGCAGCAGCTCGGACAGGGCCGCCGCGATGGCCCCGACGCGCTCGGGTCTGGATGCCGCCACGAAACGGGCCAGCCACGGTGCGATCTGCAGCCAGTAATAGGGCGGCACGTGCAGCGGTCCGCGCGAATCCAGCAGCATCGAGAAGGCGGTCTTTAGG from Bordetella sp. FB-8 encodes:
- a CDS encoding GntR family transcriptional regulator gives rise to the protein MDLSPLSEAPPDAPLYEQVKHALLMALMRGEWTQGGAIPPEKQLAVRLGVSIGTLRKAVDDLVAENILVRRQGRGTYVAEHSRNAHFFKFFRIVRQDGHKSYPVTTLQRFGRVRASALVREKLGLASGAYVFEFSNVLALNGDVVQVDDISLPEARFTGLNERQLRERVSTLYSFYQEFFGVNVIATDERLRCCVAQAQHAAWLGVAQGASLLEVRRVAYSYSRQPVEWRISRVNTENYEYLGQDTTQL
- a CDS encoding FAD-binding oxidoreductase, whose amino-acid sequence is MQQGERIAIVGAGIVGLCTAYSLRQAGHAITLFDPNPAGSQCSSGNAGALSSRSVVPLATPGILKTAFSMLLDSRGPLHVPPYYWLQIAPWLARFVAASRPERVGAIAAALSELLRGSVQAHTQIAAELGQSELIRSTGQLHLYPDEAYYAKDQASWALKQQYGLHLEKVSRPTIEAMEPEVGPGYRVGVFLPTEGWVANPLRYAQALAARLAAMQATFVSAPIQSLQADASGWTLSDGTRRWQAQRVVVCAGAWSGPLLAAQGWKIPLESQRGYHLQLARPNLELAHQVVLADRKLFITPMETGLRLAGTVEFGSLTRPPSMKRARLLGEHARAGLPALDVDSAQTWMGHRPCLPDSMPVLGPVPSRPGLWCAFGHGHLGLTGSANTGRLIAGAMAGRPDDQRVLRPFSIERF